From Agelaius phoeniceus isolate bAgePho1 chromosome 27, bAgePho1.hap1, whole genome shotgun sequence, one genomic window encodes:
- the LOC143695967 gene encoding class II histocompatibility antigen, B-L beta chain-like, translating to MGRGAAAGALLVALVVLGAPPAAGAELSGVFQRMTKSECYFINGTEKVRYVQRAIYNREQFIMFDSDVGHFVGFTPYGEKLAKRWNSNAVFMEDRRTAVDWFCRCWYKNFTPFFTERRVERGAELPPNVSISLVPPSSSQPSPGRLLCSVMDFYPAAIQVRWFQGQQELSEHVVATDVVPNGDWTYQLLVLLETPPRRGLTYSCQVEHVSLEQPLSRHWEMPPDAARSKMLTGIGGFVLGFVFLALGLGFYVRKKSS from the exons atGGGGCGAGGGGCGGCAGCTGGGGCCctactggtggcactggtggtgctgggagcccccccggctGCGGGCGCGGAGCTCTCGG GGGTGTTCCAGAGGATGACAAAGTCCGAGTGTTACTTCATTAACGGCACGGAGAAGGTGAGGTACGTCCAGAGGGCCATCTACAACCGGGAGCAGTTCATAATGTTCGACAGCGACGTGGGGCATTTTGTGGGGTTCACCCCCTATGGGGAGAAGTTGGCCAAGCGCTGGAACAGCAACGCGGTATTCATGGAGGACAGACGGACTGCGGTGGATTGGTTCTGCCGGTGCTGGTACAAGAATTTTACCCCGTTCTTCACAGAGCGCCGAGTTGAGCGCGGAGCAGAGC tgccccccaacgTGTCCATCTCACTGGTGCCCCCCTcgagctcccagcccagccccggccgCCTGCTCTGCTCCGTGATGGATTTCTaccctgctgccatccaggTGAGGTGgttccagggccagcaggagctctcGGAGCACGTGGTGGCCACCGACGTGGTCCCCAACGGGGACTGGACCtaccagctgctggtgctgctggaaacGCCGCCCCGGCGCGGGCTCACCTACAGCTGCCAGGTGGAGCAcgtcagcctggagcagcccctgagccGGCACTGGG AGATGCCGCCGGACGCCGCCCGCAGCAAGATGCTGACGGGCATCGGGGGCTTCGTCTTGGGCTTCGTCTTCCTGGCGCTGGGGCTCGGCTTCTACGTGCGCAAGAAG agctcctga